A genome region from Verrucomicrobiia bacterium includes the following:
- a CDS encoding ComF family protein — MPVFALGVFDLHNRELIHRLKYYGDEPAGKFLGAELGKLVMGFDSRPVWDAIVPVPLHWTRKWSRGFNQSLILAGALSKTTGLPILPALRRIKRTKDQTRLTRNERLANVRGAFRVVRDVKEKKLLLLDDVTTTGATLEECRRVLGNAGASQISAAVVAAASEN; from the coding sequence ATGCCGGTCTTCGCCCTCGGTGTTTTCGATTTGCACAACCGTGAACTGATTCATCGGCTGAAATACTACGGTGATGAGCCAGCGGGAAAATTTTTAGGTGCTGAACTTGGAAAATTGGTGATGGGATTCGATTCAAGACCAGTTTGGGATGCCATCGTCCCTGTACCCCTGCACTGGACGCGCAAATGGAGCCGGGGATTCAATCAAAGTTTGATTCTGGCGGGTGCTCTTTCAAAAACCACCGGACTTCCGATATTGCCTGCTCTCCGCAGGATAAAGCGAACCAAAGACCAAACCCGGCTCACCCGCAACGAACGCCTAGCCAACGTGCGTGGGGCGTTTCGGGTTGTAAGGGATGTTAAAGAGAAGAAGCTCTTGCTTTTGGATGATGTAACGACCACCGGCGCCACGCTGGAAGAATGCCGCCGGGTTTTGGGGAATGCCGGCGCTTCCCAAATTTCCGCCGCCGTTGTGGCTGCGGCCAGTGAAAATTGA
- a CDS encoding FlgD immunoglobulin-like domain containing protein — translation MDDSIISTSSASSPSNTDWGGVVINHPGRANIEFTRFSYADTALAVRGDTATVVVYNSTFNYFDKAAVSSRSYKTKLGGIYPVPNPPDCGRNNFWMSTATSGAKAVIKSSSPTGTIKAEGNWWDSVPPPSSYFSGNVDRTPYLTAEATPDSCGAGQQFSEPPPEEKVAVRPTVPTHFELGQNYPNPFNPTATIQYALPQAVKVELRVFNILGQVVTTLVNEEKGAGYYQVVWDGKDQTGQAVSSGIYLYQIKAGDFVKTIKMSFIK, via the coding sequence GTGGATGATTCCATCATTTCCACTTCATCCGCCAGTTCCCCCTCGAATACGGACTGGGGCGGGGTCGTGATTAATCATCCGGGCCGGGCGAACATCGAATTCACCCGCTTCAGCTATGCGGATACCGCTTTGGCTGTTCGCGGAGACACGGCCACGGTGGTGGTCTATAACTCCACGTTCAATTATTTCGACAAGGCCGCGGTTTCGAGTAGAAGCTACAAGACCAAACTGGGGGGGATATATCCGGTTCCCAATCCTCCGGATTGCGGGAGGAACAACTTCTGGATGAGCACCGCCACCTCCGGGGCCAAGGCAGTCATCAAGTCCTCTTCCCCAACCGGTACCATAAAGGCGGAAGGGAACTGGTGGGATTCGGTTCCCCCTCCCAGCAGCTACTTCTCCGGGAACGTGGATAGAACCCCCTATCTGACGGCGGAAGCCACGCCCGATTCCTGCGGGGCGGGGCAGCAATTTTCCGAACCGCCGCCGGAGGAAAAGGTGGCCGTACGGCCCACCGTGCCCACCCACTTTGAATTGGGGCAGAACTACCCGAATCCGTTCAACCCGACGGCGACCATCCAGTATGCCCTGCCCCAAGCAGTAAAGGTTGAATTGAGGGTGTTCAACATTCTGGGACAAGTCGTGACAACGCTGGTGAATGAGGAAAAAGGAGCCGGATATTACCAAGTGGTTTGGGATGGAAAAGACCAGACGGGACAGGCCGTTTCATCCGGCATTTACTTATACCAAATCAAGGCCGGGGATTTCGTCAAGACGATAAAGATGAGCTTTATCAAATAG
- a CDS encoding CDP-alcohol phosphatidyltransferase family protein: MHYKRRATYEARSEIFGKVCVRLGLTPNVLTALSFGFSVLAGVLFWKQEFLLGTAALLLNALTDMLDGATARAGKMGTVFGGVLDHVSDRYAEFFVLMGILLSGAVHPGWVLFAQFGIIIASYTRAAAESIGKMQTCAVGIAGRLEKFIFLVAGAILQEFIPQYQPLMYALILMGAVSYITSIQRLTFAKKHLGDRREE; the protein is encoded by the coding sequence TTGCACTATAAGCGCCGGGCGACTTACGAAGCCCGTTCGGAAATCTTCGGCAAGGTGTGCGTCCGGCTGGGGCTGACCCCCAACGTTTTGACCGCCCTTTCCTTCGGCTTTTCGGTTCTGGCGGGCGTTTTATTCTGGAAGCAGGAATTTCTCCTGGGAACGGCGGCACTTCTTTTGAACGCCCTGACCGATATGCTGGACGGAGCGACGGCCCGTGCGGGGAAGATGGGGACGGTTTTTGGCGGGGTTTTGGACCACGTGTCCGACCGGTATGCCGAGTTTTTTGTCTTGATGGGAATTCTGCTTTCCGGCGCCGTTCATCCGGGCTGGGTGCTTTTTGCCCAGTTTGGCATCATCATCGCCAGCTACACCCGGGCGGCGGCCGAATCGATTGGCAAAATGCAAACCTGCGCCGTCGGGATCGCCGGGCGGCTGGAGAAGTTCATCTTCTTGGTGGCCGGGGCGATTCTGCAGGAATTCATCCCGCAATACCAGCCGTTGATGTATGCTCTGATTCTGATGGGTGCCGTCTCCTACATAACCTCCATTCAGCGTTTAACCTTTGCCAAAAAACATCTGGGTGACCGGAGGGAAGAATGA
- a CDS encoding ABC transporter permease, which translates to MKSQTAVAPGLEAGTSAVALPRPARGNINLWESFLVAFAALRANKVRSSLTMLGIIIGVGAVIAMIALGQGAKKAVEDSISALGTNLLMINPGSARQGMVRLGAGSSIRLNEDDLKAIQSKVSGIQATAPELSRFGQLKYGNKNWNARVVGTTPEYEFVRNARLEKGSFFTRQDDATRRRVAIIGQTIVENLFEPEEDPLGRPIKINNITFEVTGVLKPKGQQGWFNQDDIVVIPLQTAQKRLLGLDFFSNINVQVADVTLMEQVSLDIEQALRKSHKLAPGEDNDFSIRNQSDIMATRTETAKTLTWLLASVAFVSLMVGGIGIMNIMLVSVTERTREIGVRRALGARRRDVMAQFLTEAVTLSLVGGLIGIGLGVGATVLMSKLAGWSTLISSGSILLAFIFSATVGIFFGLYPAKKAASLDPIEALRYE; encoded by the coding sequence ATGAAATCGCAAACCGCCGTCGCCCCAGGCTTGGAAGCCGGAACTTCAGCCGTTGCGCTTCCCCGCCCGGCCCGCGGCAACATCAACCTTTGGGAAAGTTTTTTGGTTGCCTTCGCCGCCCTCCGCGCCAACAAGGTCCGCTCCAGCTTGACGATGTTGGGCATCATCATCGGTGTGGGGGCCGTGATTGCCATGATTGCCTTGGGTCAGGGGGCCAAAAAAGCGGTCGAGGACTCCATCTCCGCTTTGGGGACGAACTTGCTGATGATAAACCCCGGCTCCGCCCGGCAGGGGATGGTGCGCTTGGGCGCAGGCTCCTCCATACGGTTGAACGAGGACGACCTGAAGGCGATTCAAAGCAAAGTATCGGGCATCCAAGCCACCGCCCCGGAGCTCTCCCGCTTCGGCCAGTTGAAATACGGCAACAAAAACTGGAACGCCCGCGTCGTCGGCACCACTCCGGAATACGAGTTCGTCCGCAACGCCCGGCTGGAAAAAGGAAGTTTTTTTACAAGGCAGGATGACGCCACCCGACGGAGAGTGGCGATAATCGGCCAAACCATCGTGGAAAATCTATTCGAGCCGGAGGAAGACCCCCTCGGCCGCCCGATTAAAATCAACAACATCACCTTCGAAGTCACCGGCGTCTTGAAACCCAAAGGCCAGCAGGGCTGGTTCAATCAGGACGATATCGTGGTGATTCCGTTGCAAACCGCCCAGAAGCGGCTTTTGGGGCTCGATTTCTTCAGCAACATCAACGTGCAGGTGGCGGACGTGACTCTGATGGAGCAGGTCTCGCTGGATATCGAGCAGGCCCTGCGCAAAAGCCACAAGCTCGCCCCCGGCGAGGACAACGATTTCTCCATCCGCAACCAGTCCGACATCATGGCCACCCGCACGGAAACCGCCAAAACCTTAACCTGGCTTCTGGCCTCCGTCGCCTTCGTCTCCTTGATGGTCGGCGGCATCGGCATTATGAACATCATGCTCGTTTCGGTGACGGAACGGACGCGCGAAATCGGCGTCCGCCGCGCCTTGGGCGCCCGCCGCCGGGACGTGATGGCCCAGTTTTTGACCGAAGCCGTAACCCTCTCGCTGGTCGGCGGCTTGATTGGCATCGGCTTGGGCGTCGGGGCGACGGTTTTGATGTCCAAGCTCGCCGGCTGGAGCACGCTGATCTCCTCCGGCTCCATTCTGCTCGCCTTTATCTTTTCCGCCACGGTCGGCATTTTCTTCGGGTTGTACCCCGCCAAAAAAGCCGCCTCGCTCGATCCCATCGAAGCCCTCCGCTACGAGTAG
- a CDS encoding M20 family metallo-hydrolase has protein sequence MTNQVEEEIMIDEKLFEKLTTRIKNSRNDFIELERLLTSIPALGPINGGKGEWPKAKVLRQYLEAAGFGKPEEYNALDPSVPEGTRPNMVFRIPGQKKAPTIWFLTHLDVVPPGEGWNQDPFTLKVEADRVIGRGVEDNQQGLVATVMAARAFLEEKIAPEFPIALVFVSDEETGSKFGVQYLLDNHKLFAKDDIIVVPDAGLPDGTMIEVAEKSILWLRIDTQGQQCHASTPYLGKNALLAAAKLMSKVEEIRQKFGQKDEIFDPPHSTIEPTKKPFNGIDNVNTIPGKDTFFLDCRILPNYNSLDVLEFVKQKAREVEAEMAGNGYYSNTPVKIEVSIFHHEPSAPPTPADASVVGALKEGIKKVYGVEGKPMGIGGGTVAALLRRKGFKAVVWSKMDEMAHQPNEYAKIDNLIGDAQVFAHLCLKPSW, from the coding sequence ATGACTAATCAAGTAGAAGAGGAGATTATGATTGACGAAAAGTTATTTGAGAAACTCACAACTCGCATCAAAAATTCCCGCAACGACTTCATCGAACTGGAGCGGCTCTTGACCTCCATCCCGGCCTTGGGGCCCATCAACGGCGGCAAGGGGGAATGGCCGAAAGCCAAGGTGCTTCGCCAATATCTTGAAGCGGCCGGATTTGGCAAACCGGAGGAATACAACGCGCTCGATCCCTCGGTTCCCGAAGGAACCCGCCCCAACATGGTGTTCCGCATCCCGGGCCAAAAAAAAGCCCCCACGATTTGGTTTTTGACCCATCTGGACGTGGTTCCGCCCGGGGAAGGGTGGAATCAGGACCCGTTTACGCTCAAAGTCGAGGCGGACCGGGTCATCGGCCGGGGGGTGGAGGACAACCAGCAGGGACTGGTCGCCACGGTGATGGCCGCGCGGGCCTTTCTTGAGGAAAAAATCGCGCCGGAGTTTCCCATCGCTCTGGTTTTCGTCTCGGACGAGGAGACCGGCAGCAAGTTTGGCGTTCAATATCTGCTCGATAATCACAAACTGTTTGCGAAAGACGACATCATCGTGGTGCCGGATGCGGGTCTGCCGGACGGCACGATGATTGAGGTGGCCGAAAAATCGATTCTCTGGCTGCGCATCGATACGCAAGGTCAGCAGTGCCACGCTTCGACGCCGTATCTGGGGAAAAACGCCTTGTTGGCGGCGGCGAAATTGATGAGCAAAGTGGAGGAAATCCGCCAGAAATTCGGGCAAAAGGATGAGATTTTTGACCCGCCCCACTCCACCATCGAGCCGACCAAGAAGCCCTTCAACGGCATCGACAACGTCAACACCATCCCCGGAAAGGACACTTTTTTCCTCGATTGCCGAATCCTGCCCAACTATAACTCACTAGATGTTTTGGAATTCGTCAAACAGAAGGCGCGCGAAGTGGAAGCCGAGATGGCGGGGAACGGCTACTATTCCAACACGCCGGTAAAAATCGAGGTTTCCATTTTCCACCACGAACCCTCCGCCCCGCCCACCCCGGCGGATGCCTCCGTGGTCGGCGCGCTGAAAGAGGGAATTAAAAAAGTGTATGGCGTGGAAGGGAAGCCGATGGGAATCGGCGGCGGCACGGTGGCCGCGCTTCTACGCCGCAAGGGGTTCAAAGCCGTGGTCTGGTCCAAAATGGACGAGATGGCCCACCAGCCGAACGAATACGCCAAAATCGACAACTTAATCGGAGACGCCCAAGTATTCGCTCATCTATGCCTTAAACCCAGTTGGTAA
- a CDS encoding efflux RND transporter periplasmic adaptor subunit: MKLFRKLWFWLVLLAIVASGVYTFTRADKKGKNGTAALKTAKVTRGNLLASITATGIVRPIQTVELKSKASGEIIALPVDAGDYVKKGNLICKLDQTTAKNDHEQAKADYEVGLAAEKKQKKELDRILELYEKKLVSEAERDNAELAYQQARSQRVRAQAALSTAAERLAETELKAPIDGIILRKDVEEGQVISSGVSSVSGGTTIALLANLDKVNVLADVDETDIGRVKVGQTVKAVADAFPDQEFVGRVLKVAPLAKVDQNVTTFEVTAEVDNPRHLLKSGMNANVQIMTAEARDVLLVPNESVKELMDVMQYFSEEEQKKFAAMLAGGGQNRVRTQTGGGGGGQMVVVQQGGPGGGGGGRSSGSRQIRRSFDPSKMDTTKLDSETKARMREFQTKLAERKAQGGAEVEAARRWVLVKEGSKITPKQVLAGISNLDQTEIIAGLEEGVEVIAQPTSMLAEQREAMLQRFRSMSGIPGMSGGTSGSARR, translated from the coding sequence ATGAAACTGTTTCGCAAACTTTGGTTTTGGCTGGTGCTGTTGGCAATCGTGGCGAGCGGGGTGTACACCTTCACCCGCGCAGACAAAAAAGGAAAAAACGGCACCGCCGCCTTGAAAACCGCCAAGGTGACCCGCGGCAATCTCCTCGCTTCCATAACCGCCACCGGCATCGTCCGCCCCATCCAGACCGTCGAGCTGAAATCCAAGGCCTCCGGCGAAATCATCGCGTTGCCCGTCGACGCGGGGGACTACGTCAAAAAAGGGAATTTGATTTGCAAGCTGGACCAGACCACCGCCAAAAACGACCACGAACAGGCCAAGGCCGACTACGAAGTGGGCTTGGCCGCCGAGAAGAAACAGAAAAAGGAACTCGACCGAATCTTGGAATTGTATGAAAAGAAGCTGGTCTCCGAAGCGGAACGGGACAACGCTGAACTCGCCTACCAGCAGGCCCGTTCGCAAAGGGTCCGCGCGCAAGCCGCCCTCTCCACCGCCGCCGAGCGGCTGGCGGAGACGGAACTGAAGGCCCCCATCGACGGCATCATTTTGCGCAAAGACGTGGAGGAAGGGCAGGTCATCTCCTCCGGCGTCTCTTCGGTTTCCGGCGGAACCACCATCGCTTTGCTGGCGAATTTGGACAAGGTGAACGTGTTGGCGGACGTGGATGAAACCGACATCGGCCGGGTGAAAGTCGGGCAGACCGTGAAGGCCGTGGCGGACGCCTTCCCCGATCAGGAGTTCGTCGGCCGGGTTTTGAAAGTCGCCCCCTTGGCCAAAGTGGACCAGAACGTCACGACTTTTGAAGTGACCGCCGAGGTGGACAACCCCCGGCATTTGTTGAAATCCGGTATGAACGCCAACGTCCAGATTATGACCGCCGAGGCCCGCGATGTCTTGCTGGTCCCCAACGAGTCGGTTAAAGAGTTGATGGACGTGATGCAGTACTTTTCCGAGGAAGAACAGAAAAAGTTCGCCGCCATGCTTGCCGGCGGCGGCCAGAACCGCGTCCGCACCCAGACGGGCGGAGGCGGCGGGGGACAGATGGTCGTCGTTCAACAGGGGGGGCCCGGTGGCGGGGGCGGCGGACGCTCCAGCGGCAGCCGTCAGATTCGGCGCAGTTTCGACCCCTCCAAAATGGACACCACCAAACTGGATTCGGAAACCAAGGCCCGGATGCGGGAATTTCAAACCAAACTTGCGGAGCGCAAAGCCCAAGGGGGCGCGGAGGTGGAAGCGGCCCGCCGCTGGGTCTTGGTGAAGGAGGGAAGCAAAATCACCCCCAAACAGGTCTTGGCCGGCATCTCCAATCTGGATCAGACCGAAATCATCGCCGGGTTGGAGGAAGGGGTCGAAGTGATTGCACAGCCCACTTCGATGTTGGCCGAGCAGCGCGAGGCGATGCTTCAGCGCTTCCGCTCCATGAGCGGCATCCCCGGCATGAGCGGCGGCACGAGCGGAAGCGCTCGGCGATGA
- a CDS encoding TonB-dependent receptor, with protein MRLSPPNPLFSFIPLFLISSPLFGQTPDSTRRDSLKTYHLPGEVLVIGARGEKNRLKLPMAVSVIEAEGFSKSRKAGLNDALRDVPGVFAQSRAGGQDVRLTIRGFGSRGNGERSNAATIRGVKVLVDGFPASEPDGRTALDQLDLNAAERIEVIRSNASTLFGNASGGVVNVESKSRFPESFVENNAALGSFGLEKNSLAAGLTLGSGRLLFSGSRTIFDGWREHTGSSSSQYYAIYNSNPDANTHLKLLASYVHVRFRIAGALTQSQFNVDPEQSNPTYLARDERRFNRTGKLGFNLTKTVSGRHTLEVLGYVEPKVLERSERNTFRNFNRFNIGGGTVWSWREKKDDSGLRLSAGADAGYQDGSIQFYELTSGQRGDSLRSNQKEGAGAFGLFVQMERPLKGKLKVLLGGRFDHQLYLAQELPTGASAGTPKEKLIFNHLTPKAALLFALSDEHSLYAQLGGGVEVPAFNEVDPPSTLPSAILNPFMKPMSSTTIEIGAKGVSEIPSIPFLRTLSYDLALYRIGIKNEIVPYDGGSWYFSAGRSRRWGFETGAKATFTHGLSARGALTLMDAKYTNYANELGNFSGNKVPGIPRILFNGGLRYEAPFGATADFGFEHAGFYFADDANTIWAPSYFILNASAGYGVKFGNLRLEGFLGANNLADKKYAASAFINPSGSGPARAFLEPGLPPNYFGGIQLHFVP; from the coding sequence TTGCGCCTGTCGCCGCCAAACCCGCTTTTTAGTTTTATTCCGCTTTTCTTGATTTCCTCCCCCCTTTTCGGGCAAACGCCGGATTCCACCCGCCGCGATTCGTTGAAAACCTACCACCTCCCCGGGGAAGTGCTGGTCATCGGCGCCCGCGGCGAAAAAAACCGGCTCAAGCTGCCGATGGCCGTCTCGGTCATCGAGGCGGAGGGTTTTTCGAAAAGCCGCAAGGCCGGACTGAATGACGCCCTGCGGGATGTTCCCGGAGTCTTCGCCCAAAGCCGCGCCGGGGGGCAGGATGTCCGGTTGACGATACGGGGGTTCGGCTCAAGGGGCAACGGCGAGCGTTCTAACGCCGCCACCATCCGCGGAGTCAAGGTGTTGGTAGACGGTTTCCCGGCTTCCGAGCCGGACGGCCGCACCGCCTTGGACCAGCTCGATTTGAACGCAGCCGAACGAATTGAAGTCATCCGCTCCAACGCTTCCACCCTTTTCGGCAACGCCTCCGGCGGCGTGGTGAACGTCGAGTCCAAAAGCCGCTTCCCGGAATCGTTCGTCGAAAACAACGCCGCCTTGGGCAGCTTCGGCTTGGAAAAAAACAGCTTGGCCGCCGGTTTGACCCTCGGCTCCGGACGGCTTTTGTTTTCCGGCTCCCGCACTATTTTTGACGGCTGGCGTGAGCATACCGGCAGCTCCTCCTCGCAATATTATGCCATTTATAACTCCAATCCAGACGCTAATACCCATCTCAAGTTGTTGGCCAGCTATGTGCACGTCCGTTTTCGCATAGCCGGGGCCTTGACCCAATCCCAGTTCAATGTCGACCCCGAGCAGTCCAACCCGACTTATTTGGCGCGCGACGAGCGCCGCTTCAACCGCACCGGCAAACTCGGCTTCAATTTGACCAAGACCGTATCCGGGCGGCACACCCTTGAGGTTTTGGGTTATGTGGAGCCGAAGGTTTTGGAACGTTCCGAGCGAAACACCTTCCGCAACTTCAACCGCTTTAACATCGGGGGCGGAACAGTATGGTCTTGGAGAGAAAAAAAGGATGATTCCGGTCTGCGGCTATCGGCCGGGGCGGATGCCGGCTATCAGGATGGCTCGATTCAGTTTTATGAACTCACCAGCGGTCAGCGCGGCGATTCTTTGCGCTCCAACCAGAAGGAAGGGGCGGGCGCGTTCGGGTTGTTTGTGCAGATGGAACGGCCACTGAAAGGCAAACTCAAGGTCCTTTTGGGGGGCCGCTTCGACCACCAACTCTACCTTGCGCAGGAACTTCCCACCGGCGCTTCTGCCGGCACTCCAAAAGAAAAGCTGATTTTCAACCACCTTACGCCCAAAGCCGCCCTTCTTTTTGCCCTCTCCGACGAACACTCCCTCTATGCCCAACTGGGTGGCGGGGTGGAAGTTCCCGCTTTCAACGAAGTGGACCCTCCGTCCACGCTCCCAAGCGCTATTTTGAACCCGTTTATGAAGCCGATGAGCTCCACTACCATTGAAATCGGCGCCAAGGGTGTTTCGGAAATCCCCTCCATCCCGTTTCTGCGCACTCTTTCCTACGATTTGGCCCTCTACCGGATAGGGATAAAAAATGAAATCGTCCCCTACGACGGCGGCAGCTGGTATTTCTCAGCCGGGCGCTCCCGCCGCTGGGGGTTCGAGACTGGCGCCAAGGCAACTTTCACCCACGGCCTCTCCGCCCGGGGAGCCCTGACCTTGATGGATGCCAAATACACGAACTACGCGAACGAATTGGGAAACTTCTCCGGCAACAAAGTTCCGGGCATCCCCCGCATCCTGTTTAACGGCGGCCTGCGTTACGAAGCTCCTTTCGGCGCCACGGCCGATTTCGGTTTCGAGCACGCCGGCTTTTACTTTGCGGACGATGCCAACACAATTTGGGCCCCCTCCTATTTCATCCTGAATGCTTCGGCGGGCTACGGCGTCAAATTCGGCAATCTCCGCTTGGAAGGTTTTCTGGGAGCCAACAATCTGGCGGACAAAAAATACGCCGCCTCCGCCTTCATCAACCCCTCCGGTTCCGGCCCCGCCCGCGCTTTTCTGGAACCCGGCCTTCCCCCCAACTACTTCGGGGGCATCCAACTCCACTTCGTCCCGTAA
- a CDS encoding diguanylate cyclase, translating to MKAAKNFHAALYESGVKVQAELCKTLSIRPERLHLFHSDEELYRGSPKLFLDFIFMAASGDLKAEAEQIERIKAHPSLTSIPLILYHPNPTRTVELFGLKCGADEFLSGEWDSQRIAARIEMVLSRSRRDVSVNPSSRLPGPQAIELELRRRLSEKESFAVCYADLDNFKAYNDYYGYSGGDRVIQLVAWIIRDTVYDLCPTGFVGHIGGDDFIYLVPLNKAEPVSAAICRTFDLFIPTRYAEKDLQRGKIIATNRKGELEEFPIMTLSVAILPNRNKAFTHVGEIAHMLADLKKRAKQVQGPPSRFVVERRRKY from the coding sequence GTGAAGGCCGCTAAGAACTTCCACGCCGCCCTGTATGAATCGGGCGTCAAGGTGCAGGCGGAACTTTGCAAAACCCTTTCCATCCGGCCGGAACGGCTGCATCTTTTCCATTCCGACGAGGAACTTTACCGCGGCTCCCCCAAGCTTTTTTTGGATTTCATTTTCATGGCCGCTTCCGGCGATTTGAAGGCGGAAGCGGAGCAAATCGAGCGGATCAAGGCCCATCCGTCGCTCACTTCCATCCCTTTGATTTTGTACCATCCCAATCCGACCCGCACCGTCGAGCTTTTCGGGCTGAAATGCGGGGCGGATGAGTTTCTCTCCGGCGAGTGGGATTCCCAGCGCATCGCCGCGCGCATCGAAATGGTTCTTTCCCGCTCCCGACGAGATGTTTCGGTCAATCCCTCCTCGCGCCTGCCGGGGCCGCAGGCGATCGAACTGGAGCTGCGCCGCCGCTTGTCCGAAAAGGAGAGCTTTGCCGTCTGCTACGCCGATTTAGACAATTTCAAAGCGTACAACGACTACTACGGCTATTCCGGCGGCGACCGGGTCATTCAGTTGGTCGCCTGGATTATCCGGGATACGGTGTATGATTTGTGCCCCACCGGGTTCGTCGGCCACATCGGCGGGGATGATTTCATCTACCTCGTTCCCTTGAACAAAGCCGAGCCGGTTTCCGCGGCCATTTGCCGCACCTTCGATTTGTTCATCCCCACCCGCTATGCGGAAAAGGATTTGCAAAGGGGGAAAATAATCGCCACCAACCGCAAGGGGGAGCTGGAGGAGTTCCCGATTATGACTTTGTCGGTCGCCATTTTGCCCAACCGGAACAAAGCGTTTACCCACGTGGGGGAAATCGCCCATATGCTGGCGGATTTGAAAAAGCGGGCCAAGCAGGTGCAGGGCCCCCCCAGCCGCTTTGTGGTGGAACGGCGAAGGAAGTATTAA
- a CDS encoding tyrosine-type recombinase/integrase, protein MPKKRTLSEEVLSPENRSWWGKFTLTLKSEKRLAANTEASYGLDLLKYLLFLQKKGFSSPEGVGLKEVDGFLSAEMASGLKAASLARRLSTVRNFHRFLLKEKVKTDGRILDQKSPKIKTFAPSVLTSAEVEKIFSLPPKTPLGLRDRAILEFLYSTGCRISEALNLPLAAVDLGSGLVEIEKGKGGKPRKVFLGKQAILSTAEYLKKGRPLLVREEKSSKGRIFTNRFGRPLSRMGALKIIRGYVRAAGIKKRVTPHTFRHTKATHFLEDGAPLRFVQEYLGHSDVATTERYTHLRPEHLKKVFRQYHPREGR, encoded by the coding sequence ATGCCGAAAAAGAGAACCTTATCGGAAGAGGTTTTGTCCCCAGAAAATAGGAGCTGGTGGGGGAAGTTCACCCTAACGCTCAAGTCGGAAAAACGGCTGGCCGCCAATACAGAGGCCTCCTATGGACTCGATTTGCTCAAATATCTTCTATTCCTGCAAAAAAAGGGGTTTTCCTCGCCGGAAGGGGTCGGCTTGAAGGAAGTGGACGGCTTTCTTTCCGCCGAGATGGCTTCCGGCCTTAAGGCCGCCAGCTTGGCCCGGCGGCTTTCCACCGTGCGGAATTTCCACCGCTTTTTGCTCAAAGAAAAAGTGAAAACGGACGGGCGGATTTTGGACCAGAAATCCCCCAAAATCAAAACCTTTGCCCCTTCCGTTTTGACCAGCGCGGAGGTGGAAAAAATCTTCTCTCTGCCCCCCAAGACCCCCCTCGGACTGCGGGACCGGGCAATTCTCGAGTTCCTCTACTCCACCGGCTGCCGGATTTCCGAGGCCTTGAACCTTCCCTTGGCGGCGGTGGATTTGGGCTCCGGTTTGGTCGAAATAGAGAAAGGGAAGGGAGGGAAGCCGCGCAAGGTATTTTTGGGAAAGCAGGCCATACTCTCGACGGCGGAATATTTGAAGAAAGGGCGGCCGCTTTTGGTTAGGGAAGAGAAAAGCTCCAAGGGGCGAATTTTCACCAACCGTTTCGGTCGGCCGCTTTCGCGGATGGGGGCTTTGAAAATCATCCGCGGCTACGTCCGCGCGGCGGGCATCAAAAAGCGTGTGACCCCGCACACCTTCCGCCACACCAAGGCCACCCACTTTCTCGAGGACGGGGCGCCTTTGCGCTTTGTCCAAGAATATCTGGGGCATTCCGACGTTGCCACCACCGAGCGCTACACCCACCTTAGGCCGGAGCATCTTAAGAAGGTTTTCCGGCAATACCACCCGCGTGAAGGCCGCTAA